The genome window CACAGACTTCGTGGGAAAGGGAGACTCACTTTACAAACAATGCACAAATCGTTGTTTTTTCGGGTTGTTAGCGACACGCAATGCGGTTAATTTTTAATGGTGCCCCTCATAAGGGTGGTTGCTGCACATAGGCAAGGCTGAGAGTTGCCACAgaatttaaatgcttttgatGTTTATCTTGCAGGTCTGAAGTCAGAGCTTAGCCTGAGCAAATACTCCAAACATGGACTGGGATTGGGCTGTCGGCGGCATTACGGATGAGATACCACGTACAACGGGTCCCGAATGCATTAACTACATGACGGATCGTCGGCGCTGGATTGAGACGGCGTTACTATCAGCTCTATTCATCTACATCATGCACAGCTCATGGAAGCGGTTGGCACCTATAAGGCTGCCGCCACCGCATGAGATACAGAAACCTCACAGTCCCATGCGACTCTTTCTGCTCATCAGTATGTCCATTATCTTTGGCATTGAAATGGGCTTTAAGCTAGCCGGACGCTCAATGATCTTTGCCCTGAATCCGTGTCATGTTCAAACGTGTCTGCAGGTGAGATTGGGAAATCAATTCTTAATCAACCGCATTGTCATCTGATTAGATACATTTTCTAGATTTATCTTCTAGCTGCTAAGCCGACAAAGATAACAACAGCGTTGTTTCGCATCCAAATGAGCAACTTGAATGGTCCATTTCTCGCATTTATATTTCCAGAGGTCGAGGGACGAACGTATCCTTTTGAACAGGCAACGTATTGGATTCAACATGCTTTGCTCTACATTATACCCATTTATATACTAAGAAGTGGCAAGTATTTaatcataatatttattattcaactTGTAACTAATTCGTCATTATTGTAGGTGCATATACCATTGAGG of Drosophila nasuta strain 15112-1781.00 chromosome 3, ASM2355853v1, whole genome shotgun sequence contains these proteins:
- the LOC132792241 gene encoding transmembrane protein 164, producing the protein MDWDWAVGGITDEIPRTTGPECINYMTDRRRWIETALLSALFIYIMHSSWKRLAPIRLPPPHEIQKPHSPMRLFLLISMSIIFGIEMGFKLAGRSMIFALNPCHVQTCLQIYLLAAKPTKITTALFRIQMSNLNGPFLAFIFPEVEGRTYPFEQATYWIQHALLYIIPIYILRSGAYTIEDPRDFKWSKIGTAFMLFYHFVLLSPLSIFTGINLDHMLCAAMSDPFQGQNYRLFACCHQTLLCPLLSKGTAILFGSQKSRSNENGIHNVVGVGVPVGCEDYTQSEAEHVLYHQLQQQEYATAESITAEYTMPTTKID